Within Syngnathus scovelli strain Florida chromosome 22, RoL_Ssco_1.2, whole genome shotgun sequence, the genomic segment AAATTGAGAATCCCCActtcaaagtcagaattctgactttaaagatcAAAATGGAACGTTGGAGTCGGAGAAGCGGACGGCCAGAGTTAAAAGGGCTTTGCCGTTTGTCTCCAGCTTCCCCGACAGAAGCAAACGAAAGCGAAGCGAGTCACAGGACTCGTCGGCGGGACCCGACCGACTTGCGCTCGGAGACGAGGGGACCCGAGGCGGACCCGTCCTCGGCGGGCGCTTGAGCTGGGAGTCCTTTTGTCCGGCCGAGTGGAGCGCCGTCCTTGATGCAAACTTGCACGTCATGTGAGGCAGACGCTGCCTTGGGGGCGCGGGGGGCGATGCCTGTTACATTTTGTGCGTGCATGTTCTGTGGCCTACTTGCAGGCCCCCGCCGGCCTTGGCCGTGGCTACGGACAAAGGCTTCAACTTCTCGCCGACCGACGAGGCTTTTGTCTGCCAGAAGAAGAACCACTTCCAGGTGACGGTTCATGTGGGTGTGGCCAGAGAGCCCGCCTACGTGAGAACGCCGCGCGGCGTGCGCCATCTCCACTACTTTGAGATCAACGTGTTTGGGGTCAAGGTTAGCTTCCCGTTAGCTTAGCGCTGCAGCAGTTGGTCCGCAAGGCTAACGGGCGCCAACGTTACCGCCAGATGGAATCTCCGGAGCATCGCGTGAGCATGGAGCAGTCTCAGGCCGACCGCACCAAGAAGCCTTTGGGGCCAGTCAGGTGGGAGACGACGTGGTTGGCCGGAGGGGCTCGGCATGACCACGTCTGATTCCCGCAGGGTTAGCGTGACGGCCGGCGTCGTGGGCAAAGTGACGTTAGGACGGCTTCATTTCAGCGAGACCACCGCCAATAACATGAGGAAGAAGGGGCGGCCCAACCCAGACCAGAGGCATGTTGGTCTTTGTGCTTCTGAGCGTGCACATGTGCTAATTGCGTCTGCGTAGGTACTTCCGGATGGTAGTGGGGTTGTACGCCGCCGTCAAGGAGGAAGACCAAGACGAGGAGCCGTCATCCTTCCTCCTGGCCGCCCTCCTGTCCGAGAGACTCATCGTCAGGGTAGCCGCCGGCCGGCGCCCGCTTTGTTTGCCACTTTTCTTCACACACGCACCCTCCGGACCGCACACGCAGGCCTCTAACCCCGGCCAGTTCGAGATGGACGGCGAGGCCCTGTGGCAGCGGGGGGCGGAGCACGACGCCGTGACGTGCCACGGCCGGGTGGGCATCAACACAGATGCCCCCGACGAGGCGCTGGTGGTGTGCGGCAACGCCACCGTCATGGGCCGCGTCATGCAGCCGTCGGACCGGCGCGCCAAGAGCAACATCCGGGAGGTGCGCCCGCCGGGTGACGCCGGAGTTGGCCACTTGGCAAAAGCTTGTGCACTCACGTTGCTCAGGTGGACGGTGAGGAGCAGCTGAGGAGGATCACGCACATGCGCCTGGTGGAATTCGACTACAAGCCCGAGTTTGCCTCCAAGATGGGCATCAAACATACGCACCAGACAGGTGCGAGCGACTCTTGGCGCCATCGAAGTTTGGAAATTTGCCACTTGCGTGTGTGACCTTTCAGGCGTCCTGGCTCAAGAGGTCAAGGAGCTGCTCCCTTCGGCCGTCAAGGAGGTGGGCGACATCACGTGCCACGGCGGCCAGAAGATCGACAACTTCCTGATGGTGGACAAGGTATATTGTACGATTTGGGGGCGTGCgtcttttggggatgtgggaggacagCCGAGTACCCGGAGCGGGCACGGGCAGAACACGCAGTCCACAGAGGAAAGCCGCGGCCCGGACTCCGTGCGAGGCGGATGCGCCGAGCGAGCGGTGGGCCGGTTGGCCGGCACGCCACCCCGGCCGGCTCCCGCtcccttcttctcctcctctgtcaccCAGGATCAGATCTTCATGGAGAACGTGGGCGCGGTGCAGCAGCTTTCCAAGATGGCCGACAGCCTGGAGACCCGTGTGAGCGAGTTGGAGGTTTGGAAGCGGCGCCTCGCCAAGCTCAAGAGCCTGACGGGAAGTCTGCGCTCCAGCGGGTACTGCCTCTCGCCCCAAATCTTCCTCGCCGACCGGCGCGCTTTGGCGATAAAAGCTCTCCGCCTTGGTCCGACAGGATGTCAAGGAAGCCCAGCAACGCGTCGGCGGCAACGGCGCAGAGTTTCCACGGGGGTCTCAAAGCCTCCGAGGCGCCCGCTGACGCTTGCGTGTCGCAGAGAAGGTTTTGCGCCGGCGTGTTAACACTGTGCCTCGCCGTCGCCGCCTGGTAAGTGACGACGTCGCTTTTCCGCCATGGCAAGCATGGCGCCGCGAGGGAGCTtctacttcagcccacaaataaTGCATCTTTGTTCATCTATCCATGGCAACAATGTAGTGACAGACGGAACGATTCGACGCTctgccactaggtggcagaaggtacaatttctctgtgtgtgcgtgtgtgtgtgcgtgtgtgcatcagCATCATCACCATCGGCACTGTGTACCTGCTCAACTTAATGCAAGGCAACGTTGGGCCGCCTTCCAGCGTCAGgtgaacatttgtgtgtgtgccaacGTGTCCGGCGGTGCCCTGAGATGCGGGCCTCGTTGGCTACATGACGGCGCTCGCGTCCCAAATCACGGTTCCCCGTGGAAAAGAATCGAAAGCCAAGTCACGAAACGCACTTTTGAGCAGCCCACAGAAAGCCAATGTGAGCGGATGTTGTGATGTGTGCTGCTGTCATCTAGCGGCCAGGGTCTGAAGCGCACTTTGATGTGACTCAAGAAGACCAAACCGTAGGCCaggtgacagacagacagacagacagacagacaggcaggcagacagacaggcagacaggcagcgCCTATCTAGGAAAACTCTCAAGACAAGGCAGGCACTCGCATCTCAAGGCACCGGCAATTCTTACAttctctgaaaagaaaaaaagttgacgGACCTGTTCTTGAATCACTTGCTCATGCTCAGCTTGAGTCTTGTTGCCTTTGGGATGCTTTGGGGTCCTTTCGGGTTTCTGTGGACGTAGACCCAAATGATTGTCAATCAAGAAGCAGTGCACTCGCAACAATACGTTCTTTGACCTGAGTGTTTTTGCCTGCGGCAGCAACAGCAGCGTACTTCCGACACCAGCCGGCGGCAGCTCAGGTAACGTGGCTTTGTCGCTCAGCGCAATCATCTCTGCCGGCCGTGCCCGAGCCCAGACGTTGCGCAACAAAGCTCACCGCTTGCCGCGCGGATTGGCACGAAGGTTCAAACCGTGTGACTTTTTCATTTGCGGCTTGCGTCGTAGCGCCGCCCGTCAGCCCCCCGGGGCCGTGGCCCCCCGACGTGCACTTCTGCGATCTGCTGTACTGCGACGCCGTGTACTGCTGCCCCACGCCGGCGGGAGGCGCCGACCCGCGGACGGCCGGCCACGGAGCAGGTGAGTGGCCGGCGCGGGCCCATGGCGCCGCTGCGCGTGACACCGAGCGACAATGCGCTTTTGTTTGCAGAGAAAAGCCAAGACGAGCTTCTGCAGAAGCTTCAAAGCGCTCCGGACTGTACGTGCCgccatcgtgtgtgtgtgtgtgcgcgtcagAAACGCCAGGCTGTTTGTGATGGGgctgtgcgtgcctgtgtgcgtACACTTACCTGTGCCTGCGTATGTCCTCCCTGCGAGACAGGGACAAACACCACCATCGAGTCCTTCGTGATCAAAGAGAACCAGCAGGTGATTGACAGCCGCTACTGCGTGCGAGACGAGTGCGGGTAAGTACGTGTGCGCAAAACACAAAGAGACATCACAAAAGGCAAAACTTTCTTACCGTCGCTTTGTCCCCCGGAGACCCGACAGGTTCGTCTTCCAAGTCCCCGTCAGTCCGTTTGTCCCGGTCAACATGCGAGTGACCCTCGTCATGAAGTGAGGCCAGTTAGCGTTCACGTTAGCGCCGGCCGTCAGCACACGCGCAGCGCACCTTGACCCACCCGCCGCTCGCTCTTTGTCGTCCCACGTGTTCAGTTCCACCGAGCTGCTGGTGGTGCACCTGTGCGCCTCCCACGAGTCGGCCGCCTGCGCCGCCCCGCGCCACGCCGAGCTGCTCGGCGCCGCCGCCGGCTACGCCTCCAACACGCAGGTGACACCAAAAAGCACCTCGAGCGGTGTAACGGCTGCCCCCGGTGGCCCGGCGCCACGTCAGCTGCCGTGTTTGCTTGCTTGCAGGGGGAACACGAGTGGCCGCTGCACGTGGCTCGCCTCTACCACAGCTCCTACCACTTCCGATCCGCCGTGGCTGTaagaacgcacgcacgcacgcacgcacgcacgcacgcacgccagcaagcatgcacgcacgcacgcacgcacgctctgaAATGGAAGCAAATCACAAGGATTTCTGTTTCTTGGCCACCCGGGGGCACTAAAGTGCAGACAGACATGGCTCCACTCTTAGTCCTTTTTCACCGAGGATAAAGAATGGATCAAAGCCTCGTGTCATGTGACTTGTGCGCAGGGCCAAGCCGACTGCAGTACCGACCATCACTTTGGGGGGGTGCTGTTCACAGACTACCATTTCTACTTCTACCGTCGCTGCAGCAACTGAAGCagccacttgtttttttttttttttgtttttttatccgaGTCCAGTCTCAAAGGTGTGacagaatgaaaaataaataaacataaagatgaaaataaacacaaaaggaGGCTCGGGACTCGGTCACGACGTCATAACGTCCCGCAGTACTGACGAGTGGACGCCGGCGGCCCGGAGACTTTGTTGCAGTCGTCGCGCGGTGGCGTTTTTGCCTTGCGAGCGTCGCCACAGCAACAGGGCGGCCAGCGCGGCGTCGTGGCAACTGAGCGCGTGGTCGGCACGGCAACGGAAGAGGGCGGCCGACGACACGCCCAGGTCCATCGCCACCGCTTCCCACTCGCCTCCCAGCACCGTCGCCAGACGCGAAAGGTGCCGCTCGGAAGGGACTTGCCGGGCCACCTCTTCGGGAAAGCCCTCTGACCCGAAACACACAAAGGCAACAAACGTCAGTCAAGTGCCGCTCGCCTTTTCCGCTTTTCCTCCTCCCGCTTCGCTCATTCCCATTTGAACAATTAGGGTTTCATTTTTACGTTGGCGCCGAATACATTTATCAAGTCATTAGGAcatttgtggggaaaaaaagatggaaTTATGATCACGAGAAAGACTTATTCATGTATTCAAATAAACAAGTctgctttcttttttattgacgtCAGCAAGAACTTGGGCTTTTCTCATCTAAATGATTGCCGAAAACTCTAGTCTTGAGGTTCCAGTTCAGATTCCTACACTGTTCAAACGGAATAAATGACGTCGTAGAATATTAAAATGAAGTTCGAATGAAACAAGACGTCATCCATTAATGACGTCAGAGACGTCGAAAGGACTCTGGAAATATTCGAGCGCAAGTGAAATCACCCTTTTCAGACTTTCGAGTTAATGAGTCAACGTAAACAAAAGGAACGTCACCGTGTGACGTCATACCGGTGGTCTCAAGGCGGTTCGTCGGAGCCTCGTGCGGTGCGCTCCCGGTGCCGGTCCGGACGTCGAGCTCTTGCAGCAGTCGATCTCGGAGCCAGGCAAAGTCGTCGAGAGCTCGGAGGAAGCACGCGAAGGCTTCCGGCCCGCGCTTGGGCAACAAGTCGAGCAGCATAAGGCAGCGCTTCCGCTCGCTGCTCTCCGCCAAAATGTCGTCCATCTGCGCGGCCGTCAGGATGTCCTCCTGGTACAATAAGGGCAGCACGCTGTCTGACACCAGCAACTGCTCGGACAGGTCCACGCGCAGCTTCTGCAGAACTTTCTTGTGGACTGGCTCCATGCCGACGCGACGCGCTGCGACCTTGCTTCCGCATTTGTGCCCCTTCCGTGCTGTGTCCGACCAGAAACGAGGAGGCGGAACCTTTGTTTCATCCCACACTGTCGACAAGTTCAACGAAACGATCAACAAACAACTCGTTCGTTTCTGAAAATAACTTTCATTTTTACTGCCGCATTTTCTGGCTTATGGGAGTACGCAAaattgggtcttttttttttttttatatatacacatgGGAGCCGGCATGgcgataaaaacaaaaaatgcagtTAACCCGTGCATATTGGCAAATTTAcctagttgtgttttttttttttttttttttcttggaaacaTCCCTCTTGTTTttcatccgtttttttttttcctttgaacaCAATGCCCCGCTTCCTTGTGTTTTCTTCCCGCTTTTCACAATGTTCTCGTTTGACGGGAACGTCTGCGTCGGACACTTCTGTGGAAATACGGGAGCTTCCCGCACAAAGTAGCCAAGTCATTTCCCAGGCGGGCCGACGGCCGGCGCCGTCGGGTCACCCGCGCTGCTTGGCCATGTGGCGGCGGACGCTTTGAGCCATGTGCTCCTTGTCCTTCAAACGGTTGTAGTAGTCCACCAGGAGTCCGTCGGGACCCAGCAGGTAGATGAGGATGGAGTGGTCCAGCAGGTAGTCGCCGTCCTGGTCCGGCGGGCCGCGGCTGGCGTAGACACGGTAGTGGCGGCCCGCCTCCTGCACCTCCTCCGACGTGCCGGTCAGGCCCACCTGCCGGTTGACACATATTGCAGCTTGACAAGGAAGCACAAAGACATCCTTTGACACATTTGATTTTGCTTCCCCTAGCCTCAAATTTTGGAgacaaaaagacattttgtcAAGGACTTGCTCACTTTGATCTGAATTTCACCAGTCCGACACAAACTTGAAGCTGCATCACGACTTGGCAAAGCACACGCTGAACTTGCCGCATGAAATAAACAAGTGACATCTTTcctcagaaaataaaaatgtcaattCTTTCACAACGGCTGTATTCAACAATCGTGTGGTCAATTCGCCGCAGGTCGCCTGGGCACGGTTGCGACTTACCATTCGAGGGTGAAAGTCTTTAAGGTAGCGGGCCAGCGCTTCGACGTGGTCGCGCTCGGGGTCGACGGTGATGAAGAGCGGCTGCACGGGCGGCAGCGAGGCGTCGGCGTCCAGCTCGGCCACCACGGCGCTCATCTTGTCCAGCTCGTCGGGGCAAATGTCGGGGCAGCGCGTGAAGCCAAAGTAGAGCAGCACCCAGCGGCCCAGGAAGTCTCGCTTGGTGCGGCGCTGCCCGCGGTGGTCCACCAAGCTAAAGTCGCCCTGACCCAGCGCCGCCCGCCGCAGCTGCTCGGCGCGCGTCCGCTGCTCTTCCCGCCGCTTCTCGGCGTCCGCCAGCGCCCACGCCGCCAGGAGCCCGCCGCCCAGGAGCAGCGACACCGCCACACGCGTCCTCAGCCTCAGCTTGGCCGGCGAGCGTTTGCCTTGCGACAAGAGGCGGGCGGGGGGCTGCTGCGTGGCGAGAACATTACGCCGAGCCTCGCGCAACGTCCTCGTCGGCCCCAAACTTGCACGGAGATCCGCCGCAAAGCCCCTGAGCGCCAATAACATCCTGAGCACAAGGAAAGGTGTGGCATTTTTCAAATGTGTCCAACATTTCAACTGGAGCCTTCTCAAATGAATGCTCCAATGAGGCACGCACCAAACTCAACTAACAAAATGGAATCCAGACCATCCTTCTGGATTTGTCCACAGTTGACTTCAAAATCCCAGCGCAACTATTAGACGACTAATCGATTTTTAAATTCATCGACAAGTGTTGAGCGAGCTTGAAATTTCGCCAGCATTTTTGGCTCTCCGCAGCAAACATTTTCTGGTTTGTCAAGTTAAATTGTATTTTGGCACCCACCGCAGACGACCTACATTCAATAGAAAACGAATTGGACTACATGCTCTCACTGTCACGGCAAACATTTTCTGGTTTGTCAAGTTAAATTGTATTTTGGCACCCACCGCAGACGACCTACATTCAATAGAAAACGAAATGGACTACATGCTCTCACTGTcacgtcaagtcaagtcaagtttatttgtatagccctaaatcacaaacagtctcaaagggcttcacatagccaaaattgacaattattctcaaagcatcccctgatcataagctcccaagctCACGGCTTAAATTGGACACGTTTCCCTCAACCGCTCAGCGAAGATTCGAGTTCGGGACGTTCCCGAAGTTGAAACTTACTTGGTGTCACTTCCACGAGCGGCCACTTgcgcaaaaagaaaaagatcaaGGATGAGGATAAGGATAAGGAAAAGGAAAAGGACGTCCTCATTGACCGGTTGCTGCCATGAGCACATTAGCTACAATCTACTTCTTCTGTGTCTAATGGCGGTTGGCAATCAGATTTTTACGGAGCATTACCGCCACCATCTGGACTACACCATCAGCGCCCCCCgataaaaccagcagcaacCGGTGCCGCCATGTTTGATGACGCAGGTTCAACATCGCGGCGCAAACCCGTGACGTAACACATCCGCCGGTGCGCCCTCGAACACCCTGTACACTTTAGTACTTAGTGTACACTTGACCGAGTAGGGAGGGCAGATGCGCTGACAAAAGCAGAAAGTTGATTCTTTTCATTGGCTTTCACGGACGTATCGATGCCAACATGAGCTCGTTTGCCGGTCGAATGAAGGAATATCCGAACATTTCTCTGGATTGCTTCGACCGTGACAATTTGCACGCACGCGCCTACTTCTTGTCTCACTGTCACAAAGGTGAGGGAggtcgtctcgtctcgtctcgtcggCAGCTCGcacgcctgcctgcgtggctgcccgcctgcctgcctgccgctcgcctgcctgcgtggctgccagcCTGGCTGCCCGCGTGGCTGCCAGCCTGGCTGCCCGCCTGCCgctcgcctgcctgcctgcctggctgcctgccgctCGCCTGCCTGGCAAAAGCGCGAAACCTGTCTTTGTCTGCGCCATCAGATCACATGAGAGGGATTAAAGCTCCCAAACTGAAGCGAAGACTGCGCTCGAGGTGATTCCAACGTACAAGAGCGCTCGCTCCTTTGCTCCTTCCCAGGGAGGAAGCAGAGCAGAGGAGAGATGATGCTGAGGTGGTGACCTAGAAGGAAGACTTGAGTATTTGCCCCTCGCAAGTATCGATCGCATCGAAGCCCATCGGTGTAACACCAAATGTGGGCGGGCAAAAGTGCAGCGCGCACGGAACACTCGATGGAATAGAGCTCGACGTGCACATTTGATCACAAACCCGTACCTACCCAAAACACAATTCCGCTCTAATGTGGAGGTTGACTTGCTGTGCTGTTTTTCAGCAGTCGAGTCAAACTGTACTGCTCGCCGGTGACCAAAGAACTTCTGCTGAGCAGCCGCAAGCACCTCTTCTGGGAGCAGTACATTGTAAGACGCGCAGTTACGTGCGCCATCTTTTGTGCTCATGGCTCTCTCAAGTAGCCATTCTTCTCAAGTGCCGTGCAAAAGTATGAGCGGTTCTTCAAACATTGACcaaacttatttattttatcttgAGGTTCCCTTGGAGCTGGAGAGCCCCACTCAGATTTCGCTGGTGGACGAGGCGTCAGGAGAGGTGAGATGTCCGGCCTTGCGTTTCTTGACCGCCAACTCTCGCGAAACGTGAAATGTGCCGGCGTGCAGAGCGAGGAGCTGGTGGTGACGCTGCTCCCCGCCGGACACTGTCCCGGATCCGTCATGTAAGTCACGATGGCCAGAAGAGCTTGGAAACCCGCCGatgatgccgccgccgccgccgccttcttCAGGTTCCTGTTTGAAGGCCGCCGTGGAAACGTGTTGTACACGGGAGACTTTAGGCTGGCCCTGGGAGACGTCGCCAGGATGGAACATCTGCATTCGGGCGGCAGGGTGAAGGACATCCGGAGCGTGTACGTGGACTCCACCTTCTTTGACCCGCGCTTCTACCAGATTCCTTCTCGGGTAAACGCAAAACCGAAGCGTCCAAACATATCTCGcctttatttggcttcatacaaAAAACGGAACGGAGGGTGGCATTTTTCTAATTTCCCACGTGAACGCGTCGGCATGACATTTGGGAAAAACAAGGGAAAGCTGAGCCTCAGCCAGCGCTTGGCTTGCGTGTGCAGGAGACGTGCGTGAGCGCTATCGTGCGGCTGGTGGGCGACTGGGTCGCCCGCAGCGCCCTGCACGTGGTTTGGCTAAACTGCAAGGCGGCCTACGGCTACGAGTACTTGTTCACCAGGCTGGGCCAGGAGTTCAACACGCGGGTAAACACACGCCcctcaaagacacacacacacacacaccttgtgCCTTAGCGTCTTGCCGCCCTCAGGTGCACGTGGACAACCTTCTGATGTTCCGGAGGATGCCGGAGATCCTGAGCTACGTGACCCGCGAGCGCCGGACGCAGATTCACGCCTGCCGACACCGGAAGGTAACGCCGCaaagccgtgcgcgcgcgcctcAAGGACAGCGCGGCTCAAAGTTTGTTTTGGGCTATAGAGCCAACAGTACATCCACGGCAACCGGCTGCCGTGCGCCTGCGGCACTGGCGCCGACCTGCGTGTGCTCAGCATCAAGCCGTCCACCATGTGGttcggggagaggacgcacgccGGCGACGTGGTCATCAAGTAAGGCCCCTGCTGGCCATCagcctgtccgtccgtccgtccgtccgtccgtccgtccgtcctctcGCTCACCTCCTTTTTGCAGGTCGGGGAACAACGCCTTCCGAGCCTGCTTTAGCTTCCACTCATCCTACTGCGAGGTCCGTGAGGTCACACCTGGCTGGCCCATGGAATTTCAATTTCACAAGATGTCACAGTCACGTGGCTaattctgcccccccccccccccccccccatcaggtCAAAGACTTCCTGTCCTACCTGCAGCCCGTGCAGGTCTTCCCCAACGTGGTCCCCATGGGGAGCACCCTCGCCGAGGTCACGCGCATGTGAGTGGTAAAGCCCGCAAAACCTCCTCACGTGGCAAAAGCGGCAAAATGTTCCTTCCTTCCGTCCGGCAGGCTCCGGATGACGTGCAGGAAGCGGCCGCGGGATGACTTGGCTTACAAACCGCTGGGCCTGCTcaaacgccgccgccgctgccacctCGCCACACTGACAACGGCGCCGCCTGATGGTGAGACGCACCACAAAACCACAGCCACACTTGCTCGATGCTGCGCAGAAAGCCAAAACGTGCGCAACGTAGAAGCACGTCTCAATGGTGCGTCACGCACTTGAAAAGCACACATCACAGACATGCCAAACAGACACTTAACTCAAAGACGCATCACAACGACACACACCTCAAATAGCACATCGCAACACAAACCCACCTCCAAGCCTTGAAGACAACTTCCTTCACACTCATCTTTGTCTCAGCAGATCCAGACAGCGACGACGACCTCTTTGATGGCCTGGCGGCGGCTTTGCCGAAGAAGCTGCCACGGACG encodes:
- the LOC125991933 gene encoding myelin regulatory factor-like protein isoform X2, translated to MEAAAVHGETEALQQFFRGHDVRQVLDNSVAVDTSILEQYLSSDFNAFPLPESPPNSDVCSPERIPDFQTEISFWSERPLLRPTACRSHFGQSDGGSVAPSPSDSYVVGGMPSGSPASLLTSALPLPNCFPDRSKRKRSESQDSSAGPDRLALGDEGTRGGPVLGGRLSWESFCPAEWSAVLDANLHVMPPPALAVATDKGFNFSPTDEAFVCQKKNHFQVTVHVGVAREPAYVRTPRGVRHLHYFEINVFGVKMESPEHRVSMEQSQADRTKKPLGPVRVSVTAGVVGKVTLGRLHFSETTANNMRKKGRPNPDQRYFRMVVGLYAAVKEEDQDEEPSSFLLAALLSERLIASNPGQFEMDGEALWQRGAEHDAVTCHGRVGINTDAPDEALVVCGNATVMGRVMQPSDRRAKSNIREVDGEEQLRRITHMRLVEFDYKPEFASKMGIKHTHQTGVLAQEVKELLPSAVKEVGDITCHGGQKIDNFLMVDKVYCTIWGRASFGDVGGQPSTRSGHGQNTQSTEESRGPDSVRGGCAERAVGRLAGTPPRPAPAPFFSSSVTQDQIFMENVGAVQQLSKMADSLETRVSELEVWKRRLAKLKSLTGSLRSSGMSRKPSNASAATAQSFHGGLKASEAPADACVSQRRFCAGVLTLCLAVAACIITIGTVYLLNLMQGNVGPPSSVSNSSVLPTPAGGSSAPPVSPPGPWPPDVHFCDLLYCDAVYCCPTPAGGADPRTAGHGAEKSQDELLQKLQSAPDWTNTTIESFVIKENQQVIDSRYCVRDECGPDRFVFQVPVSPFVPVNMRVTLVMNSTELLVVHLCASHESAACAAPRHAELLGAAAGYASNTQVTPKSTSSGVTAAPGGPAPRQLPCLLACRGNTSGRCTWLASTTAPTTSDPPWLAKPTAVPTITLGGCCSQTTISTSTVAAATEAATCFFFFLFFYPSPVSKV